GAGGAGGTTGCGATGCCCGCGGAGCGGATATCCATGCGCAAGATTCGAGAAGTGTTGCGGTTGAGTTTGGGCGGGCGGCTGAGCGCCCGCGCGGTAGCGGTTAGTTGCGGGATGGGCCGGACGGCCGTGCTGGAGTATGTGCGGCGGGCGGCCCGCGCCGGGCTGTCGTGGCCGCTGCCGGAGGGGTTGGCGGACGATACGCTGGAGGCCTTGCTGTTTCCGCCCGCCGCACCGGCCGAGGGCGACCGCCCGCTGCCGGTGTGGCAGGAGGTGTATGACTCGCTCACGGGCAAGGGGGTGAGGCTGTACCTGTTGTGGGAGGGGTACCGGGCGCTGCATCCGGCGGGCTACGGGTACAGCCGCTTCTGCGAACTATACCGGGACTGGGCGGGCAAGCTGCCGGTGTGGATGCGGCAGGAGCACAAGGCGGGGGAAAAGCTGTTCGTGGATTATGCGGGCATGACGATGCCGGTCACGGACCGCGAGACGGGCGAGGTCCGTCAGGCCCAGATCTTCGTGGCGGCGCTGGAGGTCAGCGGCTACACTTTCGCGGAGGCGACCTGGACCCAGACCCTGCCCGACTTCATCGCCTCCCACGTCCGCGCCCTTGAATTCTTCGGCGGCTGCCCGGCGCTGGTGGTGCCGGACAACCTGCGCAGCGCCGTGTCGCGCCCGTACCGCTACGGCCCCGAGATCACCCCGGTCTACACGGAACTGGCGGTCCACTACGGCGTGGCGATCCTGCCTGCGCTGGTGCGCAAGCCTCGGGACAAGGCCAAGGCGGAGTCGAGCGTCCTAGGCGTGGAGCGACGCGTCCTGGCCGCGCTGCGGGAGCGGACCTTCATCAGCCTGGCGGAACTCAACGCGGCTATCGCCCCGTTACTGTTGGTGTATAACATCCGCGCGTTCCAGCAGCGGGAGGATTCGCGCCGGAGCCAGTTCGAGGCCTTCGACGCGCCCGCGCTAGAGCCCCTTCCCCGGACCCGCCACGAGTACGCGGAGTGGCTCAAGGCCCGCGTCAGCCTCGACTACCACATCCGCGCCGACGGCCACTGTTACAGTGTGCCGTACTGGCTCGTGAAGGGGGAGGTTCAGGTGCGTATGACCGCCACCCATGTGGAGATATTCCTCAACAATACCAGGGTCGCCAGCCACCTCCGCTCCCACCAGAAGGATCGCCACAGCACATGCCGCGAGCACATGCCCAAGGGCCACCAGGCCCACGCCGAATGGCCCCCCGAACGCATCAAACACTGGGTCGGGCAGGCTGGCCCCGCCACCGCCGAGGTGGCCCAGGCCATCATGGACGCGCGCCCCCATCCCGAGCAGGGATTCCGCGCCAGCATGGGCCTCAAGCGCCTGGGCGACACACTGGGCGCGGAGCCCCTCGAAGCCGCGTGCGCCCGCGCCCCGGCCCTGCAATCACCGTCCTACCAGAGCGTCAAGCCCATCCCTGCGAAGGGACTCGACCGCGAGCCCCCGCCCCAACTCGAGCCACCCATGCCGCTCATCGAGCACGAGGCGGCTTATTACCAATAACACAACACCCATGCACCAAGAAAGGAAACACACACCCATGCTCCTTCACCCGACCCTGGACAAGCTCGCCGCCAAACTGCGCCAGAGCGCAACCATCGAGGACATCGACCTGCGCACGCCGCGCGGCATCGACAAAGTCGCCCTGCTCGCCCTCGCCGGCTGCGCTTGGCTGCGCAAGCATCACAACCTCATCATTACCGGGCCCACCGGAACCGGCAAAAGCTACATCGCCTGCGCTCTGGGAGACCGCGCCTGCCGCGAGGGCTACCGCGTCCTCTACTACCGCGCCCCCCGGGCTCTTCCAGGAGCTCGCCATAGCCCGGGGCGACGGCTGCTACGACCGCCTCCTGCGCGCCCTCGCCCGCACCGACCTCCTCATTCTCGACGACTGGGGCACCGCCCCCTGACCGACGAACAGCGAAAAGACCTCTTCGAAGTCGTCGAAGACCCCTACGACCGCAAGAGTACCCTCATCGCAGCACAACTACCCACCCAGCACTGGCACCAGCTCATCGGAGACCCAACACTCGCCGACTCCCTGCTTGACAGACTCATCCACAACGCCTACGCCATCACTCTAAAGGGGGAGTCCATGCGAAAGAAAAGAGCCCAAAACTTGATTCCCGAAGCGCCATCGGGTACGAACTCATAGACAATTGAAACGCCCGCGTCGCTGCGCTCCGAAGCCTGGCCGCCTTCGCTCGGAATCGGTGGCCGTAATCGTCGGTATATGCAGAGGGGAAGCGCGTTCGACGCGACTTCCCCTCGCTCCAGTACGACGCCCGCGCCACGCCGAAATCAGCGGCCGCGATCCGCCGTTTCCGATGGACTACTCGTGCCGAAATATGTATGGCACTGCTAAAATTCCGGGTTTTTAGGCAATCGCTTCGCCTTCAACCGGGTAAACGCGCGCGCCTGATGGATAGGGGGATTTTCTCCCGTGGCTCCATATACGCTCAGGTCGCCGGGCCTTCCTCATTCGGCACCGTGGAGTTTGAGTGATATGACTTCCACGTAGTAATACCCCGGCCGTGAAGATATTGTGCCCTCCACATCAACGATCCTGCCCGCCACGGTTTCATCGATTTCGAGGGTAGAGCCCGCCGGACCTGCGAGAAGTATTATACGCCCTTCCATGTTTGAGCCGGTGAGGACACCGAGAGGAACACCACCCTTTAGGCTGGCGATGGCGCAGCGACGACGCGATTGTCCCGAAGATGACCAGTGTGCACCGAGATAGCACTTCGTTGACAGAAGCTCTCCACTGAAGTTGACCGTCCCTCCAATCGCCTGCGGGGCGGTCACGGCGACGGTGGTTGTGTCCCCGATAGGAAGTGGCGGGGTACTTACCTCCATCTCAAGCATCGCAGTCGTACCACGATATCTAATCCTACCTTCAACGCTGACATGAAGGTCGTCAAACTGCCGCCAATTCGACGGAACCCCCTGATGCCCGGTGCCACAGAGTAATACGTACTGGCCCAGACTAGGGTTTTCGTTCCAATCGGGGGATAGGTATATGGAAGGAAAAGGCCGAGAAGTGTAGATTCCGCGAAGCACCGTCCGGGAGTATACATCCGAAAAAGCCGTTTTAACCATTGGCGGCGCACTTGCCAGCGCGCCCGTGATTGCAACGAATACGATCATGGTCGCTGCGGTTCCCGCCGGTACAGCGGGCAGGCCATCTCTTCGTATCGACGCCCAACACGAATTTCTATTGTTGAGAGCGCTCGGTATTGCACTCGTTGGTGGCACGCTGTCTGCCTTTTGGGAAAATGCTTGTGCAACGATAAGCGTGATTGCGAACGATACCGGGCCAGCAATCAACAGAGTTTCGTAGACAGGATTTGAGTCGTACTGATAAGCACCCAGTGCGAACCAGATCCAGGCGGAGGCATAAGCAGGGTAGACGAGCGCCTGCACGCCCCGCCAAACTCCGGATGTCCTTTGTATGCGCCAATAGCGGTATCCCGTACTCGCGATCAACCCTGAAGTAAATAGTGCCAATAGGCCAAAAGCCTCAGAGGGTAATTCGCTGACACTAGTTCGTTGTTCGGATAGTTCTACAACAAATCTTGTGTAATCCGCCAGTAGACCGGTGAGATCAACCCCACGCTCACCAGTGTCTACAATCGCCAGATGAAGCATGCCCATCATGAAAGCAGCAAGAACTATAGCCGGACGGTGCTTGTAAAGCGGGTAGAATGAATTGTGTAATCGCGAAAGGGCCGCTGAACTCGCCGCCATTTGAAAGTAAAGCAGTGTGAGCAAACTCGTCACACGGCCAAGTTCCGCCATGACAGGGATTGTATGTTGCAGTATTTCGGACACAGTAAAGTACGCGACGGCGCTCGCCATAGTACAAATAAGCAACAGCAGTGCAAAAATAAGGGCTTGGGCCTTGTCCTCGGGCGTCTCGTCGTATGGCATCACTTGAAGTTCGCCTCTGGACTCTTGCTCAACGAGTAGGTTTCCGTGCGATTCTCAAGACTGAGGTATAGCGTCAAATGGCCCCGCGAACGCATATGAGACTCAGGCAGAGGAATCCAGATACTACCCGTGCCCCCGAGTAATCCCAACACAACCGCTTCTTCCGGTGGATTGCCGTCAGCATCTAAGTGTCCAGACCAGATCAAGACAGCGGGGGGGCACACGTGACCCTCAAGTGGGTCAAATCGGAGACCGTAGTGACCTAGTGCCTTGATCAGAGCAACCTCCATGGGATATGACGGAAACGACTGTCCAAAGTGTGCTCTCGCTCGCGCCCAAGGGGCTTCATTTACCAACCCGCTGGGAACCGGAAACTGCCTGCGTGATGAGCTCGAAAACGGATCAACTATCAGTGTTAAGACTAGGAGCAAGAGAGCGGTAGTTACTCCGACTGCTACATTCCACGTATGGAATCCAATTCGGCGGGAGAGCGTTCGATCTTCGATGGGCTTCTCACAGTGACTGTTGTGGTGCCGCCGCACAGACCAGCCCATGAGAGCGAATATTTTCAAGGCTTGGGTGGAGCGCGGAGGAAGATTCGATATATCGTTCGACATTGTCTATCACTCCATAGTTCCTGTGAAGATGTATTCCACCCAAAGCTTAATCTTGGTAAACACTCACTGGATACACCGGTGCTAAGAAGATCAGACTTAGCAGGTGACGACTTCACTCGTGGCGATTCGACCGGAACGAGGTGAATCTGATTCACCAGCCCCTCCGGACCCGGCGAACCAATGGCCAGTTAGCATACAGGTCGATAGGTTCACATTTCCGCTTCCACGGGACGAAACCACGCCCTTGATAAAAAAAGGCCGAGGGCTGGAAAGTTAAGCCCTCGGCCTCGTGGTATCCCTCATTCTGCTCCGCGAGATGACTCTCATCACCAGCGGTCAGAAGGTCTTACCGATCAATAATACGTGCAGACCAATTGCGACAGCATGTAGTCGGAACGGGACTTGGGGTCAGCGCCGTACTTGATGAAGCGCACACTGCCATCCATGAAGAGCACGTTGGAGCCACCGGGAACGTGGTTGAACTCGATATCGCCAGGTTCTTCCATCAACTGCATGTCGTACCAGACGGGAACCATGGACTGAGCTTTGGCGCTGCCTGCGGCATTGTTGATATCGGTGATCAGGAAACGTTCAATGCCTTCCCGTACGCGATACATAGAGATGTTGGTATTGATGGAGTTCGGCGGATATTCGCCAGCGACGCCAGCACCCAGCGCGGTCAGGGTATCAAACATCGTGTTGACCTTGTGGGTATAATCCGCAGTGCCCATGATGTTGCCCCAGTCGTGAACCGTCCAATTGTAAGGATCAGCCTGGTTCACAAAGTGACTGTTGTCGAAGGTCCAAGGCCAGTATCCATAGCTGGACTCAGTGCGGATGTAGCAACCGGGAACGGAGAAACCGCCCTTGGTGCCAGCAAACGCGTTGCGCGCACGGCACGCGTCTTCGGAAGGATTCGGGGTCACAGCCGCACCACCGCGAATGGCGGCAGGCACCCAGCTCGGACCACCAGTAGCCCACGCATCATTGATTACGCGGAAGTTGTTGGCATCCGAGCCAGTACCGCCATCCTTAGCCGACGGGCAAATAAGTACCTGCAAGTCGGTCAAGTATTCGGGGTAGATGGCATAGGTGTCAATCGTGTCGGACCACGTGCCGCTCGTTACCGTGTCGGAGCTGCTGTAGTTGGTGTAGTTCTGGGGGAACACACCACCTGCCGACTCATTGGAAAACATTTTGAAGACAAGGCCCATCTGCTTCAGGTTGTTCTGGCAGCTGGCGCGACGCGCGGCTTCACGGGCGCGGGCCAGAGCGGGGAGCAGGATGGCGGCAAGAATACCGATGATGGCAATAACTACCAGCAATTCAATGAGGGTGAAGCCACGCTTCGATTTCGGACGTCTAAGGGTTGTCATAACTCTCTTTCCTTTAAAGATTAGATGAATTGAAGACCAGTGCAGGTATGACTCAAATAGCTACTGTGAGAGCGAAATACCTCCTTTCAAAGGTTATGAGTAATGTTCTTCAACTGAGTGTATTACAGGGCCACACCCCACGCACTGATTCGACCTTGCGCGTGGTACGACCATATAATCGACTGGACGGAAGACGGTAGCTCCCCAGTTGTCACTGCGGTCTGGCGGTACCCAACCGGCCAGAGGAAACCACACATGTCATTCCGTGTTTCTCTTGCGGAGAATGGCTTAGTATAGCATCTTTTTTTCAAAAGTAAAGCAAAATATTAGTTGCCCCGTCATACCACCCCAAGTGCTTGTGCGACAAGGCTCTGGACGCGTTCATACCTCCGAAAAAAGCCTGATCGGCAACGCAATTCAGCGCGTGGGGAACCCGCTGTGAAAAAAATATGCAATACTCCGCATAGGCAACGTCAATGGTGAATTGAACGGCGGGATCGCGCGGATCAGACCCCTTTATTTGTGGTCGCACTTCTGATATGATAGGCCGTGATACTACATATGGTGTATTGGAAGGCGAGCATGACCGGTCAGAAGAGAAGTGTGCACTTTGTCGGGGTAGGCGGGATCGGTATGAGCGGACTCGCCGAGATTCTCCTGAACCTCGGCTATGAGGTTTCTGGCTCCGATCTCGCCCCTTCACCCATCACCACACGACTCGAATCGCTCGGACTCGTCTTCCATCAGGGCCACAGCGCCCAGCACATCGGAAATGCCGGAATTCTTGTCGTATCCGCCGCCGTTGCCGCGGACAACGCCGAAATCTGCGCCGCGCGTTCGCGCAATATCCCCGTCATGCACCGTAGCGACCTGCTGGCCGATCTCATGCGGCTCAAACCCAATGCGGTTGCCGTCGGCGGCACCCATGGCAAAACCACCACCACCTCCATGATCAGCGCGATTCTGGACGTGGCCAACATCGGGGCCACCAGCATTGTCGGCGGTATTCTTCACCGAAGCGGCACGAACGCGCGCTGGGGTACCGGCGCCTATCTCGTGGCCGAGGCCGATGAGCACGATGGTTCCTTCCTGCGGCTCCACCCGACGATCGCCGTGGTGACCAATATTGACGCGGAACATCTGGAATATTATGGCACCCTCGATCAGATCAAACGCGCCTTCACCGAATTCTGCAATGGCGTGCCCTTCTATGGCTACGCCATCCTCTGCGGGGACGATCCGGCCTGCGCCTCGATCGTCAAGGACCTGGACAGTATCACGCTGACCTACGGCCTCGGCGAGGGCCACTCTCTCCAGGCGGCCAACGTGCGCCTGGCCGATCCCGATCCCGAAGCCTCCATCGCGGATCGCCTGAAGAGCGCGGCCACCGTTTTCGATGTGATCAGCTATGACGAGCGCTTGCCCGAGACCGGCCGCCTCGGCACGATCACCGTGCACGCGCTGGGCGAAAACAATGTGCGCAACGCCCTCGCCGCCTGCGCCGTCGGGCTCTGTCTCGGCATGCGCTTTCCCGCCATCGCCGCCGGCATTCGACACTTCGATGGCGTGGGGCGCCGCCTCCAGTATTGCGGTGAAGTGCGTGGCGTAACCGTGGTTGAAGACTACGCCCACCATCCCACCGAAATCGCAAGCACGCTCGAAGCCGTGCGCTGGCTTAAGCCCCGCCGCGTGCTCGCCGTTTTTCAGCCCCACCTCTACAGCCGGACCAAGTATTTCTGCGATGATTTCGCGCGGGTACTTTCCGCGCTGGATCGCGCCATCGTCACCGAGATCTATCCGTCCCGCGAAGCCCCACTTCCGGGCGTCGACGCCGGTATGATCGTGGATGCGGCCCACCGCCTCGGCGCACCCCACGTGGAACTTATAAAGGACATGAACACCGTGCCGGGCGCGCTCGCGCCCGCCCTGGAAACAGGGGATCTCGTGCTCATCCTGGGCGCGGGCGACATTAACCGAATTGCAAAGCCGCTCCTCGCGGCCCTGGGAGATCGATGATGCCATTGGTCGCCGCCCACATGACGGGAAGGCGCCGCTCCGGCGGGTTTCGCCGGCGATTGCGCCAGTCCGTATTCTTTGTCGAGGCCGGGTTCTGCGTCTTCGCCGTCGCCCTCTTCGTCTACGCCTTCTATCACTTCGCCATCAACTCGCCCCGTTACCGCGTCCAGGACATCATTGTTTTCGGCAACACCGCCGTCAGCTCGGAGGAGGTCGTGGCCGCCACCCAGATCACCACGGCGGACAGCCTCCTTTTTCTGGACAAGGCCGCCGTGGCCAAGCGCGTGGCCTCCATCCCTTATGTGGCGTCGGCCGAAGTGCAGCGGGAACTGCCCAGCACCCTCATTATCCACCTCACCGAGCGCCAGGCCGCGGCCACGCTCCTGGCGGGCCGCCGCGCCTTCCTGATTGATCGCGACGGCGTCGTGCTCAAGGAAAGCGATCCGGGCGCGCCGGTGCTCGAGCCCCTCATCACCAACGCGCCCGGACTCGGCGTCATCAGCGCCGGTATCCGCCTCGAAGAGCCCGCGGTCCAGGAGGCGCTCAAGCTCTGGGAGGCCTATTCGCAGGCGCCCATCGCCTCCGAGGTCAACCTCTCGGAAATTTCCGCCGAAGGCCCCATGAACCTCACCATGATTTGGGACGAAGCCCCCTACGAAGTGCGCTGGGGCCGCAGCGACTATAAGAAGCAGGCCGAACGCCTCAGTATTCTCTGGAAGGAAAAGGGCGGCCTGTTGCCCTGCCAGGAGTACCTCGATTTGCGTTTCGATCAGGACTTGGTATGCCGATGATTGCCCGCATGGGCCTAGTTGAGCCGGACTTTAACGGGGTGCTACCATGGCGCCCTGAGCAC
The sequence above is a segment of the Candidatus Hydrogenedentota bacterium genome. Coding sequences within it:
- a CDS encoding FtsQ-type POTRA domain-containing protein, encoding MMPLVAAHMTGRRRSGGFRRRLRQSVFFVEAGFCVFAVALFVYAFYHFAINSPRYRVQDIIVFGNTAVSSEEVVAATQITTADSLLFLDKAAVAKRVASIPYVASAEVQRELPSTLIIHLTERQAAATLLAGRRAFLIDRDGVVLKESDPGAPVLEPLITNAPGLGVISAGIRLEEPAVQEALKLWEAYSQAPIASEVNLSEISAEGPMNLTMIWDEAPYEVRWGRSDYKKQAERLSILWKEKGGLLPCQEYLDLRFDQDLVCR
- a CDS encoding UDP-N-acetylmuramate--L-alanine ligase, with the protein product MTGQKRSVHFVGVGGIGMSGLAEILLNLGYEVSGSDLAPSPITTRLESLGLVFHQGHSAQHIGNAGILVVSAAVAADNAEICAARSRNIPVMHRSDLLADLMRLKPNAVAVGGTHGKTTTTSMISAILDVANIGATSIVGGILHRSGTNARWGTGAYLVAEADEHDGSFLRLHPTIAVVTNIDAEHLEYYGTLDQIKRAFTEFCNGVPFYGYAILCGDDPACASIVKDLDSITLTYGLGEGHSLQAANVRLADPDPEASIADRLKSAATVFDVISYDERLPETGRLGTITVHALGENNVRNALAACAVGLCLGMRFPAIAAGIRHFDGVGRRLQYCGEVRGVTVVEDYAHHPTEIASTLEAVRWLKPRRVLAVFQPHLYSRTKYFCDDFARVLSALDRAIVTEIYPSREAPLPGVDAGMIVDAAHRLGAPHVELIKDMNTVPGALAPALETGDLVLILGAGDINRIAKPLLAALGDR
- a CDS encoding ATP-binding protein, producing MHQERKHTPMLLHPTLDKLAAKLRQSATIEDIDLRTPRGIDKVALLALAGCAWLRKHHNLIITGPTGTGKSYIACALGDRACREGYRVLYYRAPRALPGARHSPGRRLLRPPPARPRPHRPPHSRRLGHRPLTDEQRKDLFEVVEDPYDRKSTLIAAQLPTQHWHQLIGDPTLADSLLDRLIHNAYAITLKGESMRKKRAQNLIPEAPSGTNS
- the istA gene encoding IS21 family transposase, whose protein sequence is MRKIREVLRLSLGGRLSARAVAVSCGMGRTAVLEYVRRAARAGLSWPLPEGLADDTLEALLFPPAAPAEGDRPLPVWQEVYDSLTGKGVRLYLLWEGYRALHPAGYGYSRFCELYRDWAGKLPVWMRQEHKAGEKLFVDYAGMTMPVTDRETGEVRQAQIFVAALEVSGYTFAEATWTQTLPDFIASHVRALEFFGGCPALVVPDNLRSAVSRPYRYGPEITPVYTELAVHYGVAILPALVRKPRDKAKAESSVLGVERRVLAALRERTFISLAELNAAIAPLLLVYNIRAFQQREDSRRSQFEAFDAPALEPLPRTRHEYAEWLKARVSLDYHIRADGHCYSVPYWLVKGEVQVRMTATHVEIFLNNTRVASHLRSHQKDRHSTCREHMPKGHQAHAEWPPERIKHWVGQAGPATAEVAQAIMDARPHPEQGFRASMGLKRLGDTLGAEPLEAACARAPALQSPSYQSVKPIPAKGLDREPPPQLEPPMPLIEHEAAYYQ